In Miscanthus floridulus cultivar M001 chromosome 5, ASM1932011v1, whole genome shotgun sequence, one genomic interval encodes:
- the LOC136453530 gene encoding probable protein S-acyltransferase 16 yields the protein MGRPGYITVPILSVLAAICYVYYTTVFLAIPAWLGLSTAAGLANAAVFTALAAACVATYAIAVSRDPGRVPASFVPDVEEAGSPIHEIKRKGGDLRYCQKCSHYKPPRAHHCRVCKRCVLRMDHHCIWINNCVGHENYKIFLVFVLYAVIASFYSMVLIIGGAVHIPKDEQPGSDSSRTSIIVCGVLLCPLALALMILLGWHVYLILHNKTTIEYHEGVRATWLAEKAGNIYHHPYNLGVYENLVSVLGPNMLCWLCPISRNIGNGVRFRTSYEIPLSTSPM from the exons ATGGGGCGCCCGGGGTACATCACGGTGCCGATACTCTCCGTGCTCGCCGCGATCTGCTATGTCTACTACACCACGGTGTTCCTGGCGATCCCCGCGTGGCTGGGGCTCTCCACGGCGGCCGGGCTCGCCAACGCCGCGGTCTTCaccgcgctcgccgccgcctgcGTCGCTACCTACGCCATCGCCGTATCGCGCGACCCGGGCCGCGTGCCGGCGTCCTTCGTGCCCGACGTCGAGGAAGCCGGGAGCCCCATCCACGAGATCAAGCGCAAG GGTGGTGATTTGAGATACTGCCAGAAATGTTCCCATTATAAACCTCCTCGAGCGCACCATTGTCGTGTCTGCAAAAGATGTGTTCTAAGAATG GACCACCACTGTATATGGATTAATAACTGTGTTGGGCATGAGAACTACAAGATATTCCTAGTTTTTGTTCTGTATGCTGTAATTGCAAGCTTCTATTCTATG GTTCTCATTATAGGTGGTGCTGTGCATATACCTAAAGATGAACAACCAGGCAGTGATTCTTCTAGAACATCTATT ATTGTCTGTGGGGTTCTTCTGTGCCCTTTAGCGTTGGCACTGATGATTCTATTGGGTTGGCATGTTTACCTCATCTTACATAATAAGACTACTATTGAG TATCATGAAGGAGTTAGGGCTACGTGGTTGGCTGAAAAGGCTGGAAACATTTATCATCATCCTTATAACCTTGGAGTCTATGAGAACCTAGTTTCG GTGCTAGGACCTAACATGTTGTGCTGGCTCTGCCCAATATCAAGGAACATAGGAAATGGTGTTCGTTTCCGCACATCATATGAGATTCCACTATCAACTTCACCAATGTGA